A segment of the Tsukamurella tyrosinosolvens genome:
CGCCGTCACCGTGGCGCCGTGCGCGGTGCCGTCCGAGTTCGTGCAGGTGATCACCGTGACGCCGCTGGCGAACTGCCCGAAGATGTTGCGGAGTTCGCGTTGCTCCATGGTGGACACCTCCTTTCTCGTCGAGAGTTGCTGAGGTGACTCGAAGCTAGGCGCGGGCGCGAGCGCGGTCGATCCGCTGAGCGCGGTGCCGATCCGGTTAGCGCGGTCGATTGTGATCCGAGTCTCTGTTTGACATTCCCACGGCCGACATCACACTTGAATGAAGGCGTGCAGACGGCCGAACGGCCGCGCGGGAGCTACAGGTGGAAATGATGGAACGCGGATCACCGGAGACGGGCGCCGCCGGCCCGTCCGATTGGGACGAGGCACGCGACGTCGTCTCGGACGCGTACTTCCCGCACGATCTCGTTCCGTTGACGCGCGCGACGACCGACAACGTCTCGGTCGACAGCGTGACACTCGGGCCCGTCCGGATCGCGCACATCGGATGGGGTGCCGAGGTGTCGGTCTCGACCGATCACCCCGACGGATACGCGGTCAACGTGCCGCTGGACGGCTACCTCGAATCGGTCACCGGCAGTGAGAGCATCCGGGCCACGCCCCTGTCGGCCGCGATCTACCGGCCGGACACCCCGACCAGGATCACTCGATGGTCGCAGTCGTGCACCATCCTCGGCATCCGCTTCGATCGGGACTACCTCCACAACGAACTGACCCGGACGCTGCCGGGGCCGGTGCCGCACCTGCCGACGAGTCTCGACATCGCGACCGAATCCGGCGCCGGCTGGGTGTCTCTCGTGCAGTCGCTGGCGGCGCAGCTCCGAGGGAACGCCTGGGTGCTGCAGAACGAACGCGTCGCCCACCAGCTCGCGAGCACGTTGACGACCGCATTCATCGTCGCGGCGGTTCCGGACGAGGAGCCCGGCGCACCTCTGGCGCGGCCACGGATCGTCAAGCGGGTGATCGACCGGATCCACGCCGACCCCGCGCGGGTATGGACGGCGTCCGACATGGCGGAGGCAGCGGGGGTGAGTGTGCGCAGGTTGCAGGAGGGGTTCCGGCTGTACGTCGGCGTGAGCCCGCGCGAGTACCTGCTCGGGGTCCGCCTCGAACGCGCCCACCACGACCTCGTCCACGCCTCCCCGATGGACACCGTGGCCGATGTCGCGATGCGGTGGGGCTTCCACCACACCGGCCGCTTCGCCGCCGCGTACCGGCGCCGGTACGGGGTCCCGCCCTCGGTCACCCGACGCGGATAGGGCCGCCCGGGCCCCGAGCCGCGGATCCGGGAGACGGCTCGGCCCGGGCCATCATCGATGGCCCGGGCCGAGCGGTTCAGGGCTGAATCACCAGGCCGGGAACAGCGGGCCGGTGAGGCCCAGCGGCACGGACTGGGTGACGTTGACGAAGTAGAACAGGATCAGCGCGCCGCCGATGAGGGCGAGGTTCTTGTTGAACGAGATCATCTCGGTCTGCTTGGCCTCCGGATCCACGGCCTTCCAGAAGTCGTGCATCATCACCGTGACGGGCAGCAGGAACAGCACGAGCAGCAGCGCGCCCAGGTCGATCCACACGCCCAGGATCAGCGACAGGCCGCCGAGCAGCGCGATCACGCCGCTGCCGACCACCGCCAGCTTGGCCGCCGGCACCTTCTTGGCGGCGGCGTACTGCGCCATCCCCTCGGCGGCGGTGAAGTGGCCGACGGCCGACATCACGAACAGGACCGCGAGCAGGATGCGGCCGATCAGGAAAACGACGTCCATGGTGGAGCTCCTCGTTCGAGGCGGCGCACCGTGCGCCGCGATACGGGAACTATAACCGGACCTCGGTCCGGATGATTCCCGATCCGTCGTGTTCCGCGTCACGACCTCGTGCGGGTGGTCCCCCAGACGACGGCGGCGAGGGCGAGCAGGGGCAGGCCGATCGCCACCGACGTGCT
Coding sequences within it:
- a CDS encoding DoxX family membrane protein; translation: MDVVFLIGRILLAVLFVMSAVGHFTAAEGMAQYAAAKKVPAAKLAVVGSGVIALLGGLSLILGVWIDLGALLLVLFLLPVTVMMHDFWKAVDPEAKQTEMISFNKNLALIGGALILFYFVNVTQSVPLGLTGPLFPAW
- a CDS encoding AraC family transcriptional regulator, which produces MMERGSPETGAAGPSDWDEARDVVSDAYFPHDLVPLTRATTDNVSVDSVTLGPVRIAHIGWGAEVSVSTDHPDGYAVNVPLDGYLESVTGSESIRATPLSAAIYRPDTPTRITRWSQSCTILGIRFDRDYLHNELTRTLPGPVPHLPTSLDIATESGAGWVSLVQSLAAQLRGNAWVLQNERVAHQLASTLTTAFIVAAVPDEEPGAPLARPRIVKRVIDRIHADPARVWTASDMAEAAGVSVRRLQEGFRLYVGVSPREYLLGVRLERAHHDLVHASPMDTVADVAMRWGFHHTGRFAAAYRRRYGVPPSVTRRG